In Mytilus edulis chromosome 4, xbMytEdul2.2, whole genome shotgun sequence, the following proteins share a genomic window:
- the LOC139521603 gene encoding beta-1,3-galactosyltransferase 5-like, which yields MLMDPLIHKHRYTSLLDTGTTTCTEKHVFLLVLVYSATYKFEERHVIRKTFGSVSKYDNKHIKYVFVLGQTMNDTQQKEIEQESVKYRDIIQGNFIDSYRNLTYKRVFSLFWVNRFCNNVTFVIKSDDDITINIPFLIPYLSNKLNKTKVLECLYLIGIKPYRKPRNKWHTTLSEYPFATFPPYCAGPSSIMSADVIRLMYEATHFVPFFWLEDVYGGGFLPWISDLQMLSEKCMKRPPLCLLFG from the coding sequence ATGCTGATGGACCCTCTAATTCACAAACATCGATATACTTCGTTACTTGATACGGGAACAACGACGTGTActgaaaaacatgtatttttgttaGTTCTTGTATATTCAGcaacatacaaatttgaagaACGTCATGTTATAAGAAAAACATTTGGAtctgtttcaaaatatgacaataaacatattaaatatgTCTTCGTACTTGGACAAACCATGAATGATACTCAACAAAAAGAAATTGAACAGGAAAGTGTCAAATACAGAGACATTATACAAGGAAATTTTATAGACAGCTACAGAAATTTAACATATAAACGAGTATTTAGCTTGTTCTGGGTGAATAGATTCTGTAACAATGTGACTTTTGTCATAAAAAGTGACGATGATATTACTATTAACATACCATTTCTTATTCCTTATCTGAGCAATAAACTGAACAAAACTAAGGTTTTAGAATGTTTGTATCTTATAGGTATCAAACCGTACCGTAAACCTCGTAATAAATGGCACACGACTCTTTCTGAATATCCCTTTGCAACGTTTCCTCCTTATTGTGCAGGACCTTCCTCTATTATGTCAGCTGATGTTATAAGGCTGATGTATGAAGCGACACACTTTGTGCCTTTTTTCTGGCTAGAGGATGTCTATGGTGGTGGATTTTTACCCTGGATTTCAGATTTACAGATGTTATCAGAGAAATGTATGAAGCGACCACCCTTGTGCCTTTTATTTGGCTAG
- the LOC139521605 gene encoding beta-1,3-galactosyltransferase 5-like has product MNDTQQKEIEQESVKYRDIIQGNFIDSYRNLTYKRVFGLFWVNRFCDNVKYVIKIDDDITINIPVLIPYLSNKQNKIKVSECRTVIAARPKRGIRSKWYMSLSEYPFTTFPPYCAGPSSIMSADVIRLMYEATHFVPFFWLEDVYGGGFLPWISDLQIVQPKFYIKDLRASLKEKPRHLFYINNIKNASHPYLMWKTIENYTQNFV; this is encoded by the coding sequence ATGAATGATACTCAACAAAAAGAAATTGAACAGGAAAGTGTCAAATACAGAGACATTATACAAGGAAATTTTATAGACAGCTACAGAAATTTAACATATAAACGAGTATTTGGCTTGTTCTGGGTGAATAGATTCTGTGACAATGTGAAGTATGTCATCAAAATTGATGATGATATTACCATTAACATCCCTGTTCTTATTCCTTATCttagcaataaacaaaacaaaatcaaggTTTCAGAATGTCGTACTGTTATAGCAGCTAGACCAAAGCGGGGGATTCGCAGTAAATGGTATATGTCTCTGTCGGAATACCCATTTACAACGTTTCCTCCTTATTGTGCCGGACCTTCCTCTATTATGTCAGCTGATGTTATAAGGCTGATGTATGAAGCGACACACTTTGTGCCTTTTTTCTGGCTAGAGGATGTCTATGGTGGTGGATTTTTACCCTGGATTTCAGATTTACAGATTGTTCAACCaaagttttatataaaagatttaaGAGCAAGTTTAAAAGAGAAGCCACGCCATTTATTTTACATCAATAATATTAAGAATGCAAGTCATCCCTATTTAATGTGGAAAACGATAGAAAACTATACACAAAACTTCGTGTGA